The genomic region ATATATTCTTTTTTCAACTTTATACTGTCTTAAAATAAATTTAAAAGTTCTAAAATAAAACTTAAATATTATAAATAAAATATTATCTTCTAAGTGAAAAAAACGACAATTTTATCACTCTTTACTTTTCTCACCAAAATGGTTATAATTTACTTCTGTTAATTGTTAAATAAGGGGTGAAAACTGTCATGGGTTATAAAATGATATTTACTGATTTAGATGATACTCTTTTAAATGATGAAAAAAAGGTATCACAAAAGGATAAAGATGCAATAATCAAAGCTCAACAGGCTGGTGTAAAATTTATACTTGCTTCTGGAAGACCAACTTTTGCAATGAGAGACTTAGCTAATGAATTGGAGCTTGAAAAATATGGAGGGTATCTTCTTTCATTTAACGGCTCTATAATTACAGATTGTAAAACTGGAAAAAATATATATGAAGCTGCTCTTTCTAAAGAAGACCTTCATCTTATGTATGACTTTAGTAAAAAACACAACACTCATATTCTTACATATCATAAGGATGATATAATTTCTGAAACTGAAAGCCAGTATATAGATGTGGAAGTGGAACTTACTAAAATGAATCATAAACTTGTTAAAAGTTTTAAGGACGAAGTCACATATCCAGCTGTAAAATGTATGCTTTTAGAGGAGCCATCTTATCTTAAAGAGGTTGAAAAAAAATTAAA from Fusobacterium sp. DD2 harbors:
- a CDS encoding Cof-type HAD-IIB family hydrolase, with amino-acid sequence MGYKMIFTDLDDTLLNDEKKVSQKDKDAIIKAQQAGVKFILASGRPTFAMRDLANELELEKYGGYLLSFNGSIITDCKTGKNIYEAALSKEDLHLMYDFSKKHNTHILTYHKDDIISETESQYIDVEVELTKMNHKLVKSFKDEVTYPAVKCMLLEEPSYLKEVEKKLKEEHGDNYTIAISKPFFLEVVRLGIDKGIALEKLAEFLGVDICDTIAVGDSYNDLPMLKSAGLSVAVENANDDIKKVCKFITKSNNDGGMAYLIDKMIFN